A genomic segment from Candidatus Brocadia sinica JPN1 encodes:
- a CDS encoding transketolase family protein, giving the protein MTEMVATRQAYGDALLELGEKNKDIVVLDADLSKSTTTAKFGKKYPERFFNMGVAEANMMNTAAGLATCGKIPFVSSFSIFATGRAWEQVRNTICYSGLQVKIVATHSGVSVGPDGASHQCIEDISLMRTIPTMGVVEPCDAVETRKAILAAVDYKGPLYIRLGRAAVPVITKKEDPYTIGRANILRTGDDVAIIACGALVVHSLTAADMLAKEGIKAAVVNMHTLKPIDQELLIKVARQANAVVTAEQHVLDGGLGSAVASILARTYPIPIEMIGIDNRFGQSGEPDILFKEYHLLPDDIVLAAKRVVGRKKK; this is encoded by the coding sequence ATGACTGAAATGGTAGCCACGCGTCAGGCATATGGCGACGCACTATTAGAGCTTGGAGAAAAGAACAAAGACATCGTGGTGCTGGATGCTGACCTCTCAAAGTCCACAACGACAGCCAAATTTGGCAAAAAATATCCCGAAAGGTTCTTTAATATGGGGGTTGCCGAGGCCAACATGATGAATACGGCTGCCGGATTGGCAACGTGCGGAAAGATTCCGTTTGTGAGCAGTTTTAGTATTTTTGCAACAGGCAGGGCATGGGAGCAGGTCAGAAATACGATCTGTTACAGTGGACTACAGGTAAAAATTGTTGCCACCCATAGCGGTGTCTCAGTTGGACCTGATGGCGCATCACACCAATGCATAGAAGACATCTCCCTGATGCGAACAATTCCAACTATGGGTGTTGTTGAACCATGTGATGCGGTTGAAACAAGAAAGGCCATTCTGGCTGCGGTAGACTATAAAGGTCCGCTCTATATCCGATTGGGCAGGGCTGCTGTGCCTGTAATAACAAAAAAGGAAGACCCATACACCATTGGAAGGGCAAATATCCTCAGAACGGGAGATGATGTGGCGATTATCGCTTGTGGGGCATTGGTGGTACACTCACTTACAGCAGCCGACATGCTAGCGAAGGAGGGAATTAAGGCAGCGGTAGTCAATATGCATACGCTAAAACCAATAGATCAGGAATTATTGATAAAGGTTGCAAGACAAGCAAATGCGGTGGTAACTGCAGAACAGCATGTGCTGGACGGTGGTTTGGGCAGCGCGGTTGCGTCGATATTGGCACGAACCTACCCTATACCCATCGAGATGATTGGCATTGACAATCGTTTTGGTCAATCGGGAGAACCTGATATCCTCTTTAAGGAATATCATCTCTTGCCGGATGACATTGTTCTGGCAGCAAAACGGGTCGTAGGACGAAAGAAAAAATGA